CGCTGCTTGCCCCGGGTTGGCCCAAAACTATCGCCCAGGGCCTGGGCAAAAGTGGTAATTTTGACCCGCTCGCCGCTGGCCAGGGCTAAATAGGTGAGGGCGCCGGCCAACCGGCGGGCCACGTTCCACTTGCTGCGTTTATGCCGCATAAAGGCCGGATCATCTGAAACGGAATCTTTGAGGGTAGCGATGTTCGGCTCCCAGGCCATTGAGCGGCTGTGGTCGAGCAGAATATGAACATTGACGCTCTGGCTGGCTTCACCTAATTTCACAAAAAGTTCTTCGTGGTGGGCGTAAATGTGCCAGTCAATGTGGCGCAGGTCGTCGCCGGGCACATAAGCGCGGTGGTCGCTAAAATCAAGGGCGGGCCGCAATTTACGGCTGCGCTGGTCGCCGAGCATGGCCCCCCGCAACGTTGGCGCGGTGCGGAAATTCAATCGCTCCAGGCGGCGCAAAAATCTTTCGTCAAACAGGGGTTCGGTTGTTTCTTTTGGTCTGCGGCTGAAAATGTTCAATTGCATAGCTTGTTAGTGTGTGCGCCATGCCAGGGGCGCAAGGGGTCCAAGCAAGGAATGGGGCACGAGCGATGTGAATTTGTTGTCTGTTTCTTGTAACCTTGCATAGAGAATAGTAGCCCAAATTGGGGGTTACGTCAAATGTAACTATTGCGGTGGGGGCATCGAAAATTTGGGGGAGGCGGCGCAGATGCGCGTCCCCGGCCTGTTCTAAAACTTGGAACAGGCCGGGGCGGGCATAGTGATCCAGAAAAGGTGGCAAGGTAGCACAGTGGCAAATGTAGTTGATCGTAGAGTCATACCCAACTTTTTATCTGCTACCTTGCTACCTGCTACTCTATTCATCAAAGCGTGTGCAATTGGCAAATCTTGCGGAAGTGATGGCCGTAAATGGCCAGGGTAACCGCCAGGGGGAATAAGGTGGGGCGGCGGAAGAGGGTCCAACCCAAAAGACTCCAATACTGAACCCGTTCCTGGCCCACAATGCCCAGGCGATAAATGGAGCGGAAAAAGGCCAAAAAGTATTGAGGCTGGGGCGGCGTTTTTATCTTGGGAGTTTTGTACTCGCGCAAAAAGGTTTTGACGCGCTGGTAATAATGTTCGGGGGCGTAAATGTGTTGCAGAATATGTTGGTACCCCTCGCGTAAGGCGTCAAAATTCATGGTGGGGATGATGTTGGTGGTGCCATCCACGTTGTCGCCGGACAATTCTTCCAGCAAACGTCCCTCCTGCTGTAGCCGCTCGTAAAGCCGGGTGCCGGGGATGGCCTGCAACAAACCGACCATGGCCGTGACAATGCCGCTTTTTTGGATGAAGTCAATTTGACGCTGGAAGATGGATGGTTCATCGTGGTCAAAACCAACAATAAAACCGCCTTGCACTTGCAGTCCGGCGCGGTGAATACGCCGCACATTTTCAACCAGGTTGCGGTTGCGGTTTTGGATTTTTCCACATTCGGCCAGGCTTTCTTCGTCGGGGGTTTCAATGCCAATAAAAACCGCGTTAAATCCGGCCTCGGCCATCATGTGCATTAATTGTTCGTCGTCGGCCAGGTTGATGGAGGCTTCGGTATGAAACGGCGTGCCCACCTTGTCTTTTTGCCATTGAATGAGGGCGGGCAGCAGTTCTGTTTTGAGGCTCTTTTTATTGCCAATGAGGTTGTCGTCTACAAAAAAAATGTTGCCCCGCCAGCCCAATTGATAAAGGCTGTCCAACTCGGCAATGATTTGCCCGGCAGATTTGGTGCGGGGACGATGGCCAAACAGGGCGGTGACATTGCAAAAATCGCAATTGTAGGGGCAGCCCCGGGAATATTGGATGCACATTGAGGCATACTGCTTAAAATCCACCAATTCCCACAGGGGCGTCGGCGTTTGCCGGATGTCGGGGAATTCAGGGGTGGTGTA
This region of Anaerolineae bacterium genomic DNA includes:
- a CDS encoding DUF58 domain-containing protein, translating into MQLNIFSRRPKETTEPLFDERFLRRLERLNFRTAPTLRGAMLGDQRSRKLRPALDFSDHRAYVPGDDLRHIDWHIYAHHEELFVKLGEASQSVNVHILLDHSRSMAWEPNIATLKDSVSDDPAFMRHKRSKWNVARRLAGALTYLALASGERVKITTFAQALGDSFGPTRGKQRIIASLRFLSALSPAPLALDGSANEPGLAQSLNSYARLHSAGGLLILISDLLDTVTPSLQAGFGEELAEGLRHLTLPRWQVLVMHLLSSEEVEPTFEGDFDFEDIETNQYMPFNVDQDTLAQYRVRMRAWCSTLESICARQGTTYSRILAEWPLEQKVIPYLHQRGVV
- a CDS encoding B12-binding domain-containing radical SAM protein, whose product is MNILLIYPEFPDTFWSFKHALSFVRKKSSFPPLGLLTVAAMLPPEWNKRLVDVNVTKLTDEDLAWADYVFISGMTVQRESAYQIIARCQAAGVKVVAGGPLFVSEHEQFTGVDHFVLNEAEITLPLFLADLAQGNAKPIYTTPEFPDIRQTPTPLWELVDFKQYASMCIQYSRGCPYNCDFCNVTALFGHRPRTKSAGQIIAELDSLYQLGWRGNIFFVDDNLIGNKKSLKTELLPALIQWQKDKVGTPFHTEASINLADDEQLMHMMAEAGFNAVFIGIETPDEESLAECGKIQNRNRNLVENVRRIHRAGLQVQGGFIVGFDHDEPSIFQRQIDFIQKSGIVTAMVGLLQAIPGTRLYERLQQEGRLLEELSGDNVDGTTNIIPTMNFDALREGYQHILQHIYAPEHYYQRVKTFLREYKTPKIKTPPQPQYFLAFFRSIYRLGIVGQERVQYWSLLGWTLFRRPTLFPLAVTLAIYGHHFRKICQLHTL